A genomic region of Gossypium hirsutum isolate 1008001.06 chromosome D01, Gossypium_hirsutum_v2.1, whole genome shotgun sequence contains the following coding sequences:
- the LOC107921426 gene encoding non-specific lipid-transfer protein 4 — protein MALSLKPYCLVVLFLISISLNALVSDAGAAGECGRTPIRSAAASLSPCLGAARNARAKVPPACCAKVGALLRTSPRCLCAILLSPLAKQAGIMPGIAIAIPKKCNIRNRQAGKKCGRYTVP, from the exons ATGGCTTTGAGCTTGAAACCTTATTGTCTGgttgttttgtttttgatttcgATAAGTTTGAATGCATTGGTCAGTGATGCAGGTGCAGCAGGAGAGTGCGGGAGGACCCCAATCAGGTCGGCTGCAGCAAGCTTAAGCCCATGCCTGGGAGCGGCTCGGAATGCAAGGGCTAAAGTTCCTCCAGCTTGCTGCGCCAAGGTGGGTGCCTTACTCAGGACTTCTCCAAGGTGCCTTTGTGCTATTTTGCTATCACCATTGGCAAAGCAGGCCGGGATCATGCCTGGGATTGCTATTGCCATTCCCAAAAAATGCAATATTAGGAACAGGCAAGCTGGCAAAAAATGTGGAA GGTATACAGTCCCATAA
- the LOC107920960 gene encoding glutamate decarboxylase, producing the protein MVLSKTASQSDVSVHSTFASRYVRDQLPRFRMPENSIPKDAAYQIINDELMLDGNPRLNLASFVTTWMEPECNKLIMDAINKNYVDMDEYPVTTELQNRCVNMIAHLFNAPLGDSETAVGVGTVGSSEAIMLAGLAFKRKWQNKRKAEGKPYDKPNIVTGANVQVCWEKFARYFEVELKEVKLREGYYVMDPAKAVEMVDENTICVAAILGSTLNGEFEDVKLLNDLLVEKNKETGWDTPIHVDAASGGFIAPFLYPELEWDFRLPLVKSINVSGHKYGLVYAGIGWVIWRNKEDLPEELIFHINYLGADQPTFTLNFSKGSSQVIAQYYQLIRLGYEGYRNIMENCHENAMVLKEGLEKTGRFNIVSKDEGVPLVAFSLKDNKRHDEFEISEMLRRFGWIVPAYTMPADAQHITVLRVVIREDFSRTLAERLVIDIQKVLHELDTLPAKVNAKLAMAEEENSKNGTVKKTAIETQREITSYWKKFVSERKTNKNKIC; encoded by the exons ATGGTGCTATCCAAGACAGCTTCTCAATCTGATGTCTCAGTTCACTCCACTTTTGCCTCTCGTTATGTCCGAGACCAACTTCCTAG GTTCAGGATGCCAGAGAACTCAATACCAAAAGACGCTGCATATCAGATCATCAACGATGAACTGATGCTTGATGGGAACCCGAGGTTGAACCTTGCCTCTTTTGTCACTACCTGGATGGAGCCTGAATGTAATAAGCTTATTATGGATGCCATTAACAAGAACTATGTCGACATGGATGAGTACCCTGTCACCACCGAGCTTCAG AATCGGTGTGTGAACATGATAGCACATTTGTTCAATGCACCACTTGGGGACTCGGAGACTGCCGTTGGAGTGGGAACCGTTGGTTCATCCGAGGCAATCATGTTGGCTGGCCTTGCCTTCAAGAGGAAGTGGCAAAACAAGCGTAAAGCTGAAGGCAAACCATATGACAAGCCCAACATCGTAACCGGAGCCAATGTTCAAGTGTGCTGGGAGAAATTCGCCAGGTACTTTGAAGTGGAGTTGAAGGAAGTGAAGCTAAGGGAAGGTTACTATGTAATGGACCCTGCCAAAGCTGTGGAAATGGTTGATGAAAACACCATCTGTGTAGCAGCCATATTGGGTTCAACCCTCAATGGTGAATTTGAAGACGTCAAGCTTTTAAACGATCTCTTGGTAGAAAAGAACAAGGAAACTGG ATGGGATACCCCAATTCATGTTGATGCAGCTAGTGGTGGATTCATTGCACCATTTTTGTACCCAGAGCTTGAGTGGGACTTTAGGCTTCCACTTGTGAAGAGCATCAATGTTAGTGGCCACAAATATGGtcttgtttatgctggaattggTTGGGTTATCTGGAGGAACAAGGAAGACTTGCCTGAAGAACTTATTTTCCACATTAACTACCTTGGAGCTGATCAACCCACTTTCACTCTCAATTTCTCCAAAG GTTCTAGCCAAGTCATTGCTCAGTATTACCAGCTAATTCGTTTGGGTTATGAG GGATACAGAAATATAATGGAGAACTGTCATGAAAACGCTATGGTCCTAAAAGAAGGGTTGGAGAAAACAGGTCGCTTCAACATTGTGTCAAAGGACGAAGGGGTTCCACTCGTGGCCTTCTCTCTCAAGGACAACAAGCGCCATGATGAATTCGAGATATCCGAAATGCTGCGCCGATTTGGATGGATCGTGCCGGCCTACACCATGCCGGCGGATGCTCAACACATCACGGTGCTGCGTGTGGTGATCAGGGAAGACTTCTCCCGCACCTTGGCGGAGCGTCTTGTGATTGACATCCAAAAGGTGCTTCATGAACTGGATACACTCCCAGCAAAGGTTAATGCCAAACTGGCTATGGCTGAGGAAGAAAATAGCAAAAATGGCACAGTGAAGAAGACTGCCATTGAAACCCAGAGGGAAATAACTTCTTACTGGAAGAAATTTGTGAGCGAGAGGAAGACTAACAAGAATAAAATCTGTTAG